One Rhizoctonia solani chromosome 2, complete sequence DNA segment encodes these proteins:
- a CDS encoding FAD-binding domain protein, translated as MPAVESKVDVLIIGAGPAGLMCAHGLAKAGVNVRIIDKRPSKVAAGQADGIQPRTIEVLQSYGLADRLLKEGNQMHMAAFYNPAPDGSGIQRSDRLPDVTAPTARFPFEVTLHQGAIENIFRDAMRALGKPTAPNGACPREFEKRSDANDQFSWPPRSIEVEQPVVPTSISLSTDAAELASRDSYPVTVHLKKLSEAEAQRLSRPVAGAPPNSNEAAADGSNVQIEEEREEIVRAKYVVGCDGAHSWTRAQMGWKMEGEHTDYVWGVVDTIPDTDFPDIRNRTAIHSDNGSCMIVPREGDLVRLYVQLAEIELGGTGRMDRSKMTPEKIMDVAKRSFQPFRLEFPKALDWWTIYIIGQRVASNFSAQERVFIAGDACHTHSPKAGQGMNASMNDTHNLIWKLTQVLRGWASPDLLKTYELERRKYAQDLIEFDRKFSALFSGKAQSAANMDGVSHQQFVSVFQTFGGFTSGIGIHYAPSAIVETRHQSLASKLIIGQRLIPQTIIRTADARPFEIQDLIPSDIRYKLIVFAGNTKDVIQKARIQQFADELDKPERFYKKYTPAGAQVDTVFEIIVVSSMTKTTGDYTDIPPTLRTHWSKVFMDDEAVQSRLGGGRLYETYGIGPEGCVAVVRPDGYIGNVVPLDGVDELDSWFGGFMASA; from the exons ATGCCCGCTGTTGAATCTAAAGTCGATGTTCTCATCATCGGTGCcg GCCCTGCTGGGTTGATGTGTGCCCATGGACTGGCCAAGGCTGGGGTCAACGTGCGTATTATCGACAAGCGTCCATCCAAGGTCGCTGCTGGACAAGCAGACGGTATCCAGCCGCGTACGATTGAAGTCCTCCAG AGCTATGGGCTCGCGGACCGACTGCTCAAGGAAGGAAACCAGATGCACATGGCTGCATTTTACAATCCTGCCCCCGATGGGTCTGGCATCCAACGCTCGGATCGCCTCCCAGACGTTACCGCTCCTACGGCCCGATTCCCCTTTGAAGTGACCCTGCACCAAGGTGCTATCGAGAACATCTTCCGCGATGCCATGCGTGCCTTGGGTAAACCCACGGCCCCGAACGGTGCTTGCCCTCGCGAGTTTGAGAAACGCTCCGACGCCAATGATCAATTCTCGTGGCCGCCTCGTTCAATCGAGGTCGAGCAGCCCGTTGTCCCGACTAGCATCAGTCTTTCGACCGACGCTGCCGAACTTGCGTCGCGTGACTCGTACCCCGTTACCGTTCATCTCAAAAAACTCAGCGAGGCCGAGGCCCAGAGGCTGTCGCGACCGGTCGCGGGTGCACCTCCCAACTCGAACGAGGCCGCCGCAGACGGAAGCAATGTCCAAATCGAAGAAGAACGCGAGGAGATTGTCAGGGCTAAGTACGTCGTCGGATGCGATGGGGCTCATTCTTGGACGAGGGCCCAGATGGGCTGGAAGATGGAGGGAGAACATACTG ATTATGTCTGGGGTGTCGTTGATACCATCCCCGATACCGATTTTCCTGATATCCGAAACCGTACCGCCATCCACTCTGACAACGGG AGCTGCATGATCGTTCCGCGCGAGGGTGACCTCGTCCGCCTCTACGTCCAGCTCGCCGAGATCGAACTCGGTGGCACCGGAAGAATGGACAGGAGCAAGATGACCCCTGAAAAGATCATGGACGTCGCAAAGCGCTCATTCCAGCCCTTCCGCCTCGAGTTCCCCAAGGCTCTTGACTGGTGGACGATCTACATCATCGGACAGCGTGTTGCTTCCAACTTTTCGGCACAGGAACGCGTCTTTATTGCAGGCGATGCTT GCCATACTCACTCGCCAAAGGCTGGCCAGGGAATGAACGCTAGCATGAATGATACCCACAACTTGATTTGGAAGTTGACCCAGGTCTTGCGTGGCTGGGCTTCACCCGATCTCCTAAAGACT taCGAGCTAGAGCGACGCAAGTATGCCCAAGACTTGATCGAATTTGACCGAAAGTTCTCGGCCTTGTTCTCCGGCAAGGCACAGAGCGCGGCCAACATGGATGGTGTCTCCCACCAACAATTTGTCAG TGTGTTCCAAACGTTTGGTGGCTTTACGAGTGGTATTGGAATTCATTATGCGCCTTCGGCAATTGTGGAGACGAGGCACCAGTCTTTGGCTTCCAAGCTGATCATTGGACAG CGCCTCATTCCTCAAACCATCATCCGCACCGCCGACGCACGTCCATTCGAGATCCAAGACCTCATCCCGTCCGATATCCGATACAAGCTCATCGTATTCGCCGGAAACACCAAGGACGTAATTCAAAAGGCGCGCATCCAGCAATTTGCCGACGAACTCGACAAGCCAGAGAGGTTCTACAAAAAGTACACTCCCGCGGGTGCACAGGTCGACACTGTCTTTGAAATCATAGTCGTCAG TTCCATGACCAAGACCACCGGCGACTACACGGACATTCCCCCCACCCTTCGCACGCACTGGTCCAAAGTATTCATGGACGACGAGGCGGTCCAGTCCCGGTTGGGTGGTGGACGCTTGTACGAGACGTACGGAATCGGTCCCGAGGGGTGTGTCGCTGTTGTCCGTCCCGACGGGTATATTGGCAATGTTGTCCCGCTCGACGGTGTCGATGAGCTCGATAGCTGGTTTGGTGGGTTTATGGCTTCCGCGTGA
- a CDS encoding Lipase (class 3), with the protein MMLGALVLTVALSLQVLAAPTPIEVEQRADSSVTVINAATIASYAPYTNFAAATYCPGVADWSCKACKRVPGFIPYATGGNGNDVQYWYVGWWPSGSSVVVAHEGTDPTQFLSVLTDANAFFGTLSTSLFPGVTSAVQVHSGFRDAHAATAATILAAVKKVIAERSATKVTLVGHSLGGALAALDALYLKLNLASTIAIKAVTYGQPRVGNQEFADLFQQKITDYSRITNIEDEIPIVPGAFF; encoded by the exons ATGATGCTCGGCGCTCTCGTTCTCACTGTTGCCCTCTCGCTTCAGGTCTTGGCCGCTCCTACTCCGATTGAAGTCGAACAACGGGCGGACTCATCTGTCACCGTCATCAACGCTGCCACTATTGCGTCTTATGCTCCGTACACCAACTTTGCTGCTGCCACCTATTGTCCTGGGGTTGCAGATTGGTCGTGCA AGGCTTGTAAACGAGTGCCTGGCTTCATTCCTTATGCTACAGGCGGAAATGGAAATGATGTTCAGTACT GGTACGTTGGATGGTGGCCATCAGGATCGTCGGTTGTGGTTGCGCATGAAGGGACAGATCCGACTCAATT cctGTCCGTCTTGACTGATGCCAACGCCTTCTTTGGGACTTTGAGTACATCCCTTTTCCCCGGGGTTACGAGCGCGGTACAAGTACACTCGGGATTCAGAGACGCACATGCTGCCACGGCGGCAACTATACTTGCCGCAGTAAAGAAAGTCATAGCCGAGAGGTCAGCAACCAAagtgacactag TTGGCCATTCACTTGGTGGTGCACTTGCAGCACTTGACGCTTTGTATCTTAAATTGAACCTGGCTTCGACCATCGCCATCAAGGCCGTGACATATGGACAGCCTAGG GTCGGAAACCAAGAGTTCGCAGATTTGTTCCAGCAAAAG ATCACCGACTATTCTCGCATCACAAATATCGAGGATGAAATCCCTATTGTTCCCGGTGCGTTTTTCTAG